The DNA sequence AGATTATCCCGCCGCCGCCCGCCGAAGCGTCGACAAATCCCGCGAGAAACACCAGAAAGCACACTAATATCAGCGACGTAGTTGAAATTTCAAAGCCTGCGGCCATATAAAGTCTCCTTAAAACAAAGTCAAACGCAGATTATTATATTATAATATACTCTTATAAATATATATGGCCTTTGAATATTTATTCGCGGGAAGAGAGGCGCTTCATCATGGGATACGGTATTGTAACGGAAGATATACTCGCGGCGCTGGCTGAAATAGTCGGTTCCACACACATATGGACTACGGAAGAGAAGCGCGAGGCCTGTTCGCGCGACGAGACCACGACGCTGCGCGCCGGCGAACGCTACCTGCCGGAGGCCGTCGTCGCCCCCGCCTCGGCCCGTGAAGTATCCGAGATATTGAAGCTCGCCAACCGCCATTTGATACCGGTCACGCCGCGCGGCGGCGGCACGGGACTCTCCGGAGGGGCGCTTCCCGTATGCGGGGGCATCGTCATATCCGACGAGAGGCTCAACCGTATCATCGAGATAGACGCGGAAAACCTCGTAGTGGTCACGGAGCCCGGCGTCATTACGAGCGAGATAAACGCCGCCGCCGCAGAGAAGGGGCTCGCCTACACGGGATATCCGATGAGCGTCCTCTCCTGCCACATCGGCGGCAACATCGCGGAAAACGCCGGCGGCGGCAACGCCGTCAAATATGGTGTCACGATGCGCTACGTGCTGGGGCTGGAGGTGGTGCTGCCGACGGGAGAGATACTGACGCTCGGCGGCAAGCTGATGAAGGACGTCTCAGGCTACAGCCTGAAGGAGCTCTTCGTCGGCTCCGAGGGCACGCTTGGCTACGTGACAAAGATCATCCTCCGCCTCCAGCCGCTGATGAAGAACCGCGCCGCGCTGCTGGCTCTCTTCGCCGACACCGAGACGGCGATCAGGGCGGTGCCTAAGATGATGGCGCACGGCGGCATCGTCCCCTCGTCGATCGAATATATAGACGCTTACTGTTACCGCAAG is a window from the Cloacibacillus sp. genome containing:
- a CDS encoding FAD-binding oxidoreductase; amino-acid sequence: MGYGIVTEDILAALAEIVGSTHIWTTEEKREACSRDETTTLRAGERYLPEAVVAPASAREVSEILKLANRHLIPVTPRGGGTGLSGGALPVCGGIVISDERLNRIIEIDAENLVVVTEPGVITSEINAAAAEKGLAYTGYPMSVLSCHIGGNIAENAGGGNAVKYGVTMRYVLGLEVVLPTGEILTLGGKLMKDVSGYSLKELFVGSEGTLGYVTKIILRLQPLMKNRAALLALFADTETAIRAVPKMMAHGGIVPSSIEYIDAYCYRKACGFLNEELPMEGVEAVLLVEVDGSNQESLDMDIERAGEILSAEGAAEIYVADTRSTRERIWSVRRNIDEALRVTDPVQADEDIVVPIAKIPEVARGLREIEKKYGVPIANFGHAGDGNLHPTILKPAEMTLEEWERVETEIEWDIFRLTDSLGGVISGEHGIGSKRKRYFAELCPPQNLALMKKIKLTLDPNNIMNPGKIFD